Proteins encoded in a region of the Pseudomonas syringae KCTC 12500 genome:
- a CDS encoding EAL domain-containing protein, protein MKQAWTFSKPRLLGIVWPFIAVALFQALLGCVSLYTMSAVRSYVAGESLWSKGQKDAIHYLSLYASRHDERDYLKYQKAFSVPQGGQALRKALDQPNPSLADARSGIIQGGNHPDDVNGIIWMYMNFHSFSFMKQVIHFWEVGDGYLMQLDELARHIHERVGQGAVSAAEVDQWREQINVIDEGVTPAARAFSDALGEGSRLILNLLIAVNLVTAVLLILLALLRVRRLIVQRRVFADALQLEKERAQITLESIGDGVITIDVAGAIVYMNPAAEGLTHWKSTQASGLPLAALFNLLDENDQKDQSTLVEQIITGKLKGGSANSKLIQRLDGSTVSVALVGTPIYTEGVISGAVLVLHDMTQEQQYIADLSWQAAHDPLTGLVNRSEFERRLQRVLDEDCGQGRSHCLMFLDLDQFKLVNDTGGHAAGDELLRQLCRALPQGLRDGDTLARLGGDEFGVLLVDCPAETALDIAEALREAVQRLHFMWKGRPFMATVSIGLVHLGDTPASLEGSLSAADMACYMAKERGRNRVQAYSVDDLTLSMRFGEMAWIQRLHMAMDENRFCLYAQEIASIKGEAGEVRHIEILLRLRDESGRMVVPDNFIPAAERYGLMTTLDRWVVHNVFKVIAQCQSDDRHQVPQALCAINLSGSSIGDDTFLEYLKQQFETFAVSPGMICFEITETSAIADLQSAIRFINELKGLGCQFSLDDFCSGMSSFAYLKHLPVDFLKIDGSFVKDMLDNPINKAMVEVINNIGHVMGKRTIAEYVETPQIEAALQEMGVDFAQGYLISRPELFTCESLYIQPVRPDPLMFGAPGTLR, encoded by the coding sequence ATGAAGCAAGCATGGACCTTCTCCAAGCCCCGTCTGTTGGGCATCGTGTGGCCTTTCATTGCCGTCGCCCTGTTTCAGGCGTTGCTGGGGTGCGTCAGTCTCTACACCATGTCTGCGGTACGCAGCTATGTGGCGGGGGAGAGCCTCTGGTCCAAGGGGCAGAAGGACGCCATTCACTACCTGAGCCTGTACGCCAGCCGTCACGATGAGCGTGACTACCTCAAGTATCAAAAAGCCTTTTCCGTACCTCAGGGCGGCCAGGCGCTACGCAAAGCCCTTGATCAGCCCAACCCGTCGCTGGCCGATGCCAGAAGTGGAATCATTCAAGGCGGCAATCACCCGGACGATGTTAACGGCATCATCTGGATGTACATGAATTTCCATAGCTTCAGCTTCATGAAGCAGGTCATCCATTTCTGGGAAGTGGGTGACGGCTACCTCATGCAGCTCGACGAGCTTGCGCGGCATATTCATGAGCGGGTCGGGCAGGGCGCTGTGAGCGCCGCCGAGGTCGACCAATGGCGCGAGCAGATCAATGTGATCGATGAAGGCGTAACGCCTGCTGCGCGCGCTTTCAGTGATGCACTGGGCGAAGGCTCCAGGCTGATCCTCAACCTGTTGATAGCGGTCAACCTGGTCACCGCCGTGTTACTGATTCTCTTGGCGCTGCTGCGGGTGCGACGTCTGATCGTTCAGCGGCGTGTATTTGCCGATGCCCTGCAACTGGAGAAGGAGCGCGCACAGATCACGCTGGAGTCTATCGGCGACGGGGTGATCACCATCGATGTGGCCGGCGCCATTGTTTACATGAACCCTGCCGCCGAGGGCCTCACCCATTGGAAAAGTACTCAGGCCAGCGGGCTTCCTCTGGCTGCACTGTTCAATCTGCTGGATGAAAACGATCAGAAGGACCAGTCAACGCTGGTCGAGCAGATCATTACCGGCAAACTCAAGGGCGGCAGCGCCAACAGCAAGCTGATTCAGCGGCTTGATGGCAGCACGGTGTCGGTCGCGCTGGTAGGTACGCCGATCTACACCGAAGGCGTGATCAGTGGTGCGGTGCTGGTGCTGCATGACATGACCCAGGAGCAGCAGTACATCGCCGATCTGTCCTGGCAGGCTGCCCATGATCCGCTGACGGGGCTGGTCAACCGCAGTGAATTCGAACGCCGCTTGCAGCGAGTGCTCGATGAAGACTGCGGTCAGGGCCGCAGCCACTGCCTGATGTTTCTCGATCTGGATCAGTTCAAGCTGGTCAATGATACCGGTGGCCATGCGGCGGGTGATGAGCTATTGCGTCAGCTTTGCCGGGCCTTGCCGCAGGGTTTGCGTGACGGCGACACGCTGGCCCGGCTGGGAGGTGACGAATTCGGTGTGTTGTTGGTCGATTGTCCCGCCGAAACGGCGCTCGATATTGCCGAGGCGTTGCGCGAGGCGGTGCAGCGTCTGCATTTCATGTGGAAAGGCCGGCCATTCATGGCTACCGTCAGTATTGGCCTGGTGCACCTCGGCGACACGCCGGCGTCTCTGGAAGGATCATTGTCGGCCGCTGACATGGCTTGCTATATGGCCAAGGAAAGAGGTCGCAATCGGGTCCAGGCCTACAGTGTGGATGATCTGACGCTGTCGATGCGTTTTGGCGAGATGGCCTGGATACAGCGCCTGCATATGGCCATGGACGAGAATCGCTTTTGCCTTTATGCGCAGGAAATCGCTTCGATAAAGGGCGAGGCGGGTGAAGTACGACACATTGAAATCCTCCTGCGCCTGCGCGACGAGTCCGGGCGAATGGTCGTCCCGGACAATTTCATTCCGGCCGCCGAGCGCTACGGACTCATGACCACCCTGGATCGCTGGGTGGTACACAATGTGTTCAAAGTCATAGCTCAGTGCCAGAGTGATGATCGGCATCAGGTGCCACAGGCGCTATGTGCTATAAATTTGTCAGGATCGAGTATCGGAGATGATACGTTCCTCGAATACCTGAAACAGCAATTCGAGACGTTTGCCGTATCGCCCGGGATGATCTGCTTCGAGATCACCGAGACCAGTGCGATTGCCGACCTGCAAAGTGCGATCAGATTCATCAACGAGTTGAAGGGATTGGGCTGTCAGTTTTCCCTTGATGATTTCTGCTCGGGCATGTCGTCCTTTGCCTATCTCAAGCATTTGCCGGTGGATTTCCTGAAGATCGATGGCAGTTTTGTAAAGGACATGCTCGACAACCCGATCAACAAGGCGATGGTCGAGGTGATCAACAATATCGGCCATGTCATGGGCAAACGCACCATTGCGGAGTACGTTGAGACGCCGCAGATCGAAGCTGCGTTGCAGGAAATGGGCGTGGATTTTGCACAGGGCTATCTGATTTCCCGCCCTGAATTGTTCACTTGCGAGAGTCTTTATATTCAGCCCGT
- a CDS encoding rhodanese-related sulfurtransferase has product MTQEPMTQPIVVAALYKFVTLSDYVELREPLLQAMIDNGIKGTLLIADEGINGTVSGSREGIDGLMAWLKNDPRLVDIDHKESYCDEQPFYRTKVKLKKEIVTLGVEGVDPNKSVGTYVEPKDWNNLISDPEVLLIDTRNDYEVSIGTFEGAIDPKTTSFREFPEYIKAHFDPAVHKKVAMFCTGGIRCEKASSYMLGEGFEEVYHLKGGILKYLEEVPEQESHWRGECFVFDNRVTVRHDLTEGDYDQCHACRTPISAEDRASEHYSPGVSCPHCWDSLSEKTRRSAIDRQKQIELAKARNQPHPIGRNYRLPSEA; this is encoded by the coding sequence ATGACTCAAGAGCCGATGACTCAGCCGATCGTCGTGGCTGCGCTGTACAAGTTCGTTACCCTCAGCGATTACGTGGAACTGCGCGAGCCGCTGTTGCAGGCGATGATCGACAACGGCATCAAGGGCACGCTGTTGATCGCCGACGAGGGCATCAACGGCACGGTGTCCGGCAGTCGCGAAGGCATCGATGGCCTGATGGCGTGGTTGAAGAACGACCCGCGCCTGGTCGACATCGACCACAAGGAATCCTACTGCGACGAGCAGCCGTTCTATCGCACCAAGGTCAAGCTCAAGAAAGAGATCGTGACCCTGGGCGTCGAAGGCGTCGACCCGAACAAGAGCGTCGGTACGTACGTCGAGCCCAAGGACTGGAACAACCTGATCAGCGATCCCGAAGTGCTGCTGATCGATACCCGCAACGATTACGAAGTCTCGATCGGCACCTTCGAGGGCGCCATCGATCCGAAAACCACGTCGTTTCGAGAGTTTCCGGAATACATCAAGGCGCATTTCGACCCGGCAGTACACAAGAAAGTCGCCATGTTCTGCACCGGTGGCATCCGCTGCGAAAAAGCGTCGAGTTACATGCTCGGCGAGGGCTTCGAAGAGGTCTATCACCTCAAGGGCGGCATTCTCAAGTATCTGGAAGAGGTCCCCGAGCAGGAAAGTCACTGGCGCGGCGAGTGTTTCGTGTTCGACAATCGGGTCACGGTGCGACACGACCTGACCGAAGGCGATTATGATCAGTGCCACGCCTGCCGTACGCCTATCAGTGCCGAAGACCGCGCCAGCGAGCATTACTCGCCGGGCGTCAGTTGTCCGCATTGCTGGGATTCGCTGAGCGAGAAGACGCGTCGCAGCGCCATCGACCGGCAAAAGCAGATCGAACTGGCCAAGGCACGTAACCAGCCTCATCCGATCGGTCGCAACTATCGTTTACCCTCCGAGGCCTGA
- a CDS encoding tRNA-uridine aminocarboxypropyltransferase, producing MSRARCERCLRPATHCLCALIPQLDSRTRVLILQHPDEVGHALNTARLAALGLVNAQLLVGEVFDDLQRILNPPGYQPRLLFPGEAAQTLTPYAQDSLPTLLVVPDGTWRKARKLLHLNPLLAELPRVTPGDVPVSRYRLRKAPGPEALSTLEAIVHTLQTLEAPTSFEALLKPFDALIEGQIQAMGSETYQRNHGGQG from the coding sequence ATGTCCCGCGCCCGTTGTGAACGTTGTCTGCGTCCTGCCACGCATTGTCTGTGCGCCCTGATTCCACAGCTGGACAGTCGCACGCGAGTGTTGATCCTGCAGCATCCCGATGAAGTCGGCCATGCCTTGAACACCGCCCGACTGGCCGCGCTCGGTCTGGTCAATGCGCAGTTGTTGGTGGGTGAAGTGTTCGACGATCTGCAGCGGATTCTGAATCCGCCCGGTTATCAGCCTCGATTGCTGTTTCCGGGTGAGGCTGCGCAGACGCTGACGCCTTATGCGCAGGATTCACTGCCCACGCTGCTGGTCGTGCCGGATGGCACGTGGCGCAAGGCGCGCAAACTGCTGCACCTCAACCCCTTGCTCGCCGAGCTGCCAAGGGTGACGCCGGGCGACGTGCCTGTTTCGCGTTATCGCTTGCGCAAGGCGCCGGGCCCGGAGGCCTTGTCGACGCTCGAGGCCATCGTGCATACCTTGCAGACGCTGGAAGCACCCACCTCGTTCGAGGCGTTGCTGAAGCCGTTCGATGCGTTGATCGAAGGTCAGATTCAGGCCATGGGCAGTGAGACCTACCAGCGCAATCACGGCGGGCAGGGATAA
- a CDS encoding NAD(P)H-dependent oxidoreductase: MADARSGATPLEGNGKRILMVYGTPKAISFCHALGDAYAHTARGEGHVVRVIKLGELDFDPILHNGYDQTQTLEPDLLEAQRQIHWAEHLVFVYPVWWGGLPALLTGFFDRVLTPGFAFKVHGRKHSSNELLRGRTAELLVAMDTPPRYFKWIYGAPAHRQMVRTILGFCGIKTKRLTEFAPVHSASEQQRQEWIIQAQGLGRR, encoded by the coding sequence ATGGCTGATGCCAGAAGCGGCGCAACGCCACTGGAAGGTAATGGCAAACGAATCCTGATGGTCTACGGCACGCCGAAGGCCATCAGTTTCTGTCACGCCCTGGGTGACGCCTATGCGCATACCGCGCGTGGCGAAGGGCACGTGGTGCGGGTCATCAAGCTGGGCGAACTGGACTTCGATCCGATTCTGCACAACGGCTACGATCAGACTCAGACCCTTGAACCCGACCTGCTCGAAGCCCAGCGTCAGATCCACTGGGCCGAGCATCTGGTCTTCGTCTACCCGGTTTGGTGGGGCGGCTTGCCTGCCTTGCTGACTGGCTTTTTCGACCGGGTACTGACACCCGGGTTTGCGTTCAAGGTGCATGGCCGCAAGCACTCATCCAATGAACTGCTTCGCGGCCGGACGGCGGAACTGCTGGTCGCCATGGACACGCCGCCGCGCTACTTTAAATGGATTTACGGCGCGCCGGCGCACCGCCAGATGGTGCGGACCATACTCGGCTTTTGCGGGATCAAGACCAAACGCCTGACCGAGTTTGCCCCGGTACACAGCGCCAGCGAACAGCAGCGCCAGGAATGGATTATTCAGGCGCAGGGGCTGGGCAGACGCTGA
- a CDS encoding DMT family transporter produces MHISSGRWVYGLCLSLLTALLWGILPIKLKQVLQVMDPVTVTWFRLAVSGALLFIWLASVKRLPSFKVLGRKGRVLVGLAVFGLVGNYVLYLIGLRLLSPGTTQLLVQVGPIFLLISSIFLFKERFSLGQGIGLMVLLVGFGFFFNQRLVELFTSLGDYTLGVLVVLLASTIWTFYGLSQKQLLTVWNSLQVMMVIYLFCALLLTPWAHPAEALLLSPLQGWLLLACCLNTLVAYGAFAEALAHWEASRVSATLALTPLVTLTAVAVAAWLWPDYVLAEELNMLGYGGALLVVAGSALTALGPSLVAGLRARKARLAQA; encoded by the coding sequence ATGCATATCTCGTCTGGTCGCTGGGTCTATGGCCTTTGTCTGTCACTGTTGACCGCGCTGCTGTGGGGCATTTTGCCGATCAAGCTCAAGCAGGTGCTGCAGGTGATGGATCCTGTGACAGTGACCTGGTTCCGCCTGGCTGTGTCCGGTGCGCTGTTGTTCATCTGGCTGGCGTCGGTCAAGCGCCTGCCCAGCTTCAAAGTGCTGGGGCGCAAGGGCAGGGTGCTGGTCGGGCTGGCTGTGTTCGGTCTGGTCGGCAACTATGTGCTGTACCTCATTGGCTTGCGCCTGCTGAGCCCGGGCACCACGCAATTGCTGGTTCAGGTCGGTCCGATTTTTCTGCTGATCAGCAGCATCTTTCTGTTCAAGGAGCGTTTCAGTCTGGGGCAGGGCATCGGCCTGATGGTACTGCTGGTGGGCTTCGGATTCTTTTTCAATCAGCGTCTGGTGGAGCTTTTCACCTCGTTGGGTGACTACACCCTGGGCGTGCTGGTGGTGCTCCTGGCCTCGACCATATGGACGTTTTACGGGCTGAGTCAGAAGCAGCTCCTGACGGTATGGAATTCGCTGCAGGTGATGATGGTGATCTACCTGTTTTGCGCGTTGTTGCTCACGCCGTGGGCGCACCCTGCCGAGGCGTTGCTGTTGAGCCCGTTGCAAGGCTGGCTGCTGCTGGCCTGCTGTCTGAACACGCTGGTGGCCTACGGTGCCTTCGCCGAAGCGCTGGCGCACTGGGAGGCTTCGCGGGTCAGTGCGACGTTGGCGCTGACGCCCCTGGTCACGCTAACCGCCGTGGCGGTTGCCGCCTGGCTGTGGCCGGATTACGTGCTGGCTGAAGAGTTGAACATGCTGGGATACGGCGGTGCGCTGTTGGTGGTGGCCGGGTCGGCGCTGACTGCGCTTGGCCCTTCGCTGGTCGCCGGCCTCAGGGCGCGCAAGGCGCGGCTTGCGCAGGCCTGA
- a CDS encoding BolA family protein, protein MTMQQRIESALALLQPHHLQVLDESHMHSRGQQTHYKAVLVSDQFQGLNSVKRHQKVYATLGPLMGEFHALALHTYTPEEWSKIGAAPASPTCAGGH, encoded by the coding sequence ATGACCATGCAACAACGAATCGAGTCGGCGCTTGCGCTGCTGCAACCGCACCACCTGCAAGTGCTCGACGAGAGTCATATGCACAGTCGTGGTCAGCAGACCCATTACAAGGCTGTTCTGGTCAGTGATCAGTTTCAGGGCCTGAACTCGGTCAAGCGGCACCAGAAGGTTTACGCCACGCTGGGCCCGCTCATGGGCGAGTTTCATGCGCTGGCGCTGCACACGTACACGCCTGAAGAATGGTCGAAGATCGGTGCAGCGCCTGCTTCGCCGACCTGTGCCGGCGGGCATTGA
- a CDS encoding ABC transporter ATP-binding protein, with the protein MHDEVTEAARPSHATRSDALSWAEIRRLALRHKKSLWLANGVAVLATLCSVPIPLLLPLLVDEVLLGRGDAALKVMDHLLPGSWQKAAGYIGLMLSLTLVLRVGALVFNVLQARLFAGLAKDIVYRIRLRLIERLKRISLREYESLGSGTVTTHLVTDLDTLDKFVGETLSRLLVATLTLAGTAGILMWMHWKLALLIMLFNPLVILLTVKLGKRVKHLKKLENDSTSRFTQALSETLDAIQEVRAGNRQGFFLGRLGVRAQEVRDYAINSQWKSDASGRASGLLFQFGIDIFRAAAMLTVLFSDLSIGQMLAVFSYLWFMMTPVEQLLNLQYAYYAAGGALTRINELLARADEPQYAGGTDPFEGKETVGVEVRGLTFGYGEDLVLDQLNLNIAPGEKVAIVGASGGGKSTLVQLLLGLYTARTGVIRFGGVSQQDIGLETVRENVAVVLQHPALFNDTVRANLTMGRDCSDEDCWRALEVAQLDPAIRDLPQGLDSVVGRSGVRMSGGQRQRMAIARMVLSDPKVVILDEATSALDAATEYNLHQALARFLRSRTTLIIAHRLSAVKQADRVLVFDGGRIVEDGDHQQLIADGGLYAKLYGHLQQI; encoded by the coding sequence GTGCATGATGAGGTGACTGAGGCTGCCCGACCGTCGCACGCCACGCGCAGCGATGCATTGAGCTGGGCCGAGATCCGTCGTCTCGCCTTGCGGCATAAAAAGTCCCTGTGGCTGGCCAACGGTGTCGCGGTGCTGGCCACACTGTGCAGTGTGCCTATCCCGTTGCTGCTGCCGTTGCTGGTCGACGAGGTGTTGCTGGGCCGTGGCGATGCTGCGCTCAAGGTCATGGATCACCTACTGCCTGGCAGTTGGCAAAAGGCGGCGGGCTACATTGGCCTGATGCTGTCGTTGACACTGGTGCTGCGGGTCGGAGCGCTGGTGTTCAATGTGTTGCAGGCGCGGCTGTTCGCCGGGCTGGCCAAGGACATCGTCTATCGTATCCGGCTGCGGCTGATCGAGCGGCTCAAGCGCATTTCCCTGCGTGAATACGAAAGCCTGGGCAGCGGCACGGTGACCACGCACCTGGTCACCGATCTGGATACGCTGGACAAGTTCGTCGGTGAAACCCTCAGTCGTCTGCTGGTGGCCACGCTGACCCTGGCAGGCACCGCGGGCATTCTGATGTGGATGCACTGGAAGCTGGCACTGCTGATTATGCTGTTCAACCCGCTGGTCATCCTCCTCACGGTAAAACTGGGCAAGCGCGTCAAGCACCTCAAGAAGCTGGAGAACGACAGCACGTCGCGGTTCACCCAGGCGCTGAGCGAGACGCTGGATGCGATTCAGGAAGTCCGGGCGGGAAACCGACAAGGCTTCTTTCTGGGGCGCCTGGGCGTGCGTGCGCAGGAAGTGCGTGACTACGCAATCAATTCACAATGGAAAAGCGACGCCTCGGGCCGTGCCAGCGGGCTGCTGTTCCAGTTCGGTATCGATATCTTTCGCGCCGCGGCAATGCTTACCGTGTTGTTCTCGGACCTGTCCATTGGGCAGATGCTCGCGGTGTTCAGCTACCTGTGGTTCATGATGACGCCGGTGGAGCAACTGCTGAACCTGCAATACGCCTACTACGCAGCCGGCGGAGCTCTGACGCGCATCAACGAGCTGCTGGCGCGTGCCGACGAGCCGCAATATGCCGGTGGCACCGACCCGTTCGAGGGCAAGGAAACAGTAGGGGTCGAAGTGCGTGGCCTGACTTTCGGCTATGGCGAAGACCTGGTGCTGGACCAGTTGAACCTGAACATCGCGCCGGGAGAAAAGGTCGCCATTGTCGGTGCCAGCGGCGGCGGCAAGAGCACCTTGGTGCAGTTGCTGCTCGGGCTCTATACGGCCCGTACCGGGGTGATCCGATTTGGCGGCGTCAGCCAGCAGGATATCGGCCTGGAGACCGTGCGTGAGAACGTCGCCGTGGTGCTGCAGCATCCGGCCCTGTTCAATGACACCGTACGCGCCAACCTGACCATGGGCCGTGACTGCAGCGATGAAGACTGCTGGCGCGCGCTGGAGGTTGCGCAACTCGACCCTGCGATCCGCGATCTGCCACAAGGTCTGGACAGCGTTGTCGGACGCTCCGGGGTCAGAATGTCGGGTGGCCAGCGCCAGCGCATGGCCATCGCGCGCATGGTGCTGTCCGACCCCAAAGTGGTGATCCTCGATGAGGCCACCTCGGCGCTGGACGCTGCCACCGAGTACAACCTGCATCAGGCGCTCGCACGTTTTCTACGCAGCCGCACGACGCTGATCATTGCCCATCGCCTGTCGGCCGTGAAGCAGGCTGACCGGGTGCTGGTGTTCGATGGCGGGCGTATTGTTGAAGACGGTGACCATCAGCAGTTGATTGCCGATGGAGGTCTGTACGCCAAACTGTACGGACATTTGCAACAAATCTGA
- a CDS encoding class II fumarate hydratase yields the protein MSRTETDSIGPIEVPEDAYWGAQTQRSLINFAIGDQRMPLPVLHALTLIKKAAARVNDRNGDLPADIARLIEQAADEVLDGQHDAQFPLVVWQTGSGTQSNMNVNEVIAGRANELAGQGRGGKSPVHPNDHVNRSQSSNDCFPTAMHIATAQAVKEQLLPAIAELSSGLAEQAARHMKLVKTGRTHMMDATPITFGQELSGFVAQLDYAEKAIRAALPAVYELAQGGTAVGTGLNAPKGFAEAIAAELAALSGLPFVTAPNKFAALAGHEPLAALSGALKTLAGTLMKIANDLRLLGSGPRAGLAEVRLPANEPGSSIMPGKVNPTQCEALSMLACQVMGNDVTIGFAASQGHLQLNVYKPVIIHNVLQSIRLLADGCSNFNEHCIAGMEPDGEKMAEHLERGLMLVTALNPHIGYDKSAQIAKKAYTEGLTLREAALALGYLTDEEFDAWVRPDKMLEAGSNG from the coding sequence GTGAGCCGCACCGAAACCGACAGCATTGGCCCGATCGAAGTCCCCGAAGATGCCTACTGGGGCGCGCAGACCCAACGCTCACTGATCAATTTTGCGATTGGCGACCAGCGAATGCCGCTGCCCGTCCTGCACGCGCTGACACTGATCAAGAAAGCCGCCGCACGGGTCAACGACCGAAATGGCGATCTGCCTGCCGATATCGCCCGCCTGATCGAGCAGGCCGCCGACGAAGTGCTCGACGGTCAGCATGACGCGCAATTTCCGCTGGTGGTCTGGCAGACCGGCAGTGGCACGCAGAGCAACATGAACGTCAACGAGGTGATCGCTGGCCGCGCCAACGAGCTGGCTGGCCAAGGTCGTGGCGGCAAGTCGCCAGTCCATCCCAACGATCATGTCAATCGCTCGCAAAGCTCCAACGACTGCTTCCCGACAGCCATGCACATCGCCACTGCCCAGGCGGTCAAGGAGCAACTGCTGCCCGCCATCGCCGAGCTGTCCAGCGGTCTGGCCGAACAGGCGGCGCGGCACATGAAGCTGGTCAAGACCGGGCGCACGCACATGATGGATGCGACGCCGATCACCTTCGGCCAAGAGCTGTCGGGATTTGTCGCGCAACTCGATTACGCGGAAAAAGCCATTCGCGCCGCTCTGCCCGCCGTCTACGAGCTGGCTCAGGGCGGTACAGCAGTCGGCACCGGGCTCAATGCACCCAAAGGGTTTGCCGAGGCCATTGCCGCAGAACTGGCCGCACTCTCAGGCCTGCCATTCGTCACCGCCCCCAACAAGTTCGCCGCGCTGGCCGGTCATGAGCCACTTGCTGCGCTGTCCGGCGCATTGAAGACGCTGGCCGGTACGCTGATGAAAATCGCCAACGACCTGCGCCTGCTGGGCTCAGGCCCACGTGCCGGGCTGGCAGAAGTCAGACTGCCTGCCAATGAGCCAGGCAGTTCGATCATGCCCGGCAAGGTCAATCCGACCCAGTGCGAGGCCTTGTCCATGCTGGCCTGCCAGGTCATGGGTAACGACGTGACCATCGGTTTTGCCGCCAGTCAGGGTCACCTGCAACTGAACGTTTACAAGCCGGTGATCATTCATAACGTTCTGCAGTCGATTCGCCTGCTGGCCGATGGCTGCAGCAATTTCAACGAGCACTGCATCGCGGGCATGGAGCCGGATGGCGAAAAAATGGCCGAGCACCTGGAGCGCGGCCTGATGCTGGTCACCGCCCTCAATCCGCATATCGGCTATGACAAGTCGGCGCAGATTGCCAAGAAAGCCTACACCGAAGGTCTGACCTTGCGCGAGGCGGCATTGGCGCTGGGTTACCTGACCGATGAAGAGTTCGACGCCTGGGTGCGGCCGGACAAAATGCTCGAGGCAGGCAGTAATGGCTGA
- a CDS encoding DUF2059 domain-containing protein, translating into MTRLRAICTAVALVCASGQVFADTASHNASAETFLKLANADRLGAPVYAQVQQMFAQRFAETKAPASKKALLETYQAKANTALDQAIGWNKLKPEMVKLYTANFTESELKDLVAFYQSPLGKKVMTKMPELAQQSAQLTQSKLESAVPVVNKLLADMTAELEPAKAAAPAPAKKP; encoded by the coding sequence ATGACCCGTCTTCGTGCCATTTGTACCGCGGTAGCCCTGGTCTGTGCCAGCGGCCAGGTTTTCGCCGACACCGCCAGTCACAACGCGAGCGCCGAAACGTTCCTGAAGCTTGCCAACGCCGATCGCCTGGGCGCTCCGGTCTACGCTCAGGTTCAGCAGATGTTCGCTCAGCGTTTTGCTGAAACCAAGGCACCTGCGTCGAAAAAAGCCCTGCTTGAAACTTATCAGGCCAAGGCCAATACCGCTCTGGACCAAGCCATTGGCTGGAACAAGCTCAAGCCTGAGATGGTCAAGCTCTACACCGCCAACTTCACCGAAAGCGAGCTGAAGGATCTGGTTGCGTTCTACCAGTCTCCACTGGGCAAGAAAGTGATGACCAAGATGCCTGAGCTGGCTCAGCAGTCGGCCCAGCTGACCCAGAGCAAGCTGGAAAGCGCTGTTCCAGTCGTCAACAAGCTGCTGGCTGACATGACTGCCGAACTGGAACCTGCCAAGGCAGCTGCTCCGGCTCCGGCCAAAAAGCCCTGA
- a CDS encoding DsbA family protein: MSARLIYVMDPMCSWCWGFAPVADALVQQARAAGVPLHLVMGGLRSEGAALEPAKRRYILEHWQAVEEATGQPFCREGALPEGFVYDTTPACLAVTAARQLDPDRAWQLVGLIQRAFYSEARDVTRPSLLAELAEQTGLSRQAFADEFESPPRQAATAADFAWAQDLGIAGFPTLLAERNGQLALLTNGYQPLSSLSPLLGRWLERAASA, translated from the coding sequence ATGTCTGCCCGCCTGATCTATGTCATGGACCCGATGTGTTCCTGGTGTTGGGGCTTTGCCCCGGTTGCCGACGCGTTGGTGCAACAGGCTCGGGCGGCGGGCGTGCCGCTGCATCTGGTGATGGGCGGGCTGCGCTCCGAAGGTGCGGCGCTGGAGCCTGCCAAACGTCGTTACATTCTTGAACACTGGCAGGCGGTCGAAGAGGCCACCGGCCAGCCGTTTTGTCGCGAAGGTGCGCTGCCGGAAGGGTTTGTCTACGACACTACACCTGCCTGCCTGGCCGTCACTGCGGCACGGCAGCTGGACCCGGATCGCGCCTGGCAACTGGTCGGACTCATCCAGCGGGCTTTCTATAGCGAAGCCCGTGACGTAACGCGTCCGTCATTGCTGGCTGAGCTCGCGGAGCAGACGGGGCTGTCGCGTCAGGCATTTGCCGATGAGTTTGAAAGTCCTCCGCGGCAAGCGGCCACCGCTGCCGATTTTGCCTGGGCACAGGATCTGGGCATTGCCGGCTTCCCGACCCTGCTGGCCGAGCGCAATGGTCAGCTGGCGCTGCTGACCAACGGTTATCAGCCACTGAGCAGCCTTTCGCCCTTGCTGGGTCGATGGCTGGAGCGTGCAGCCAGTGCATGA
- a CDS encoding PA1414 family protein, with amino-acid sequence MNSKLQEWLHDVGVALGLIERPKLQPIPVRADDDRRRQRR; translated from the coding sequence ATGAATAGCAAACTGCAAGAATGGCTCCACGATGTAGGCGTTGCATTGGGTCTGATAGAACGCCCAAAACTGCAACCCATTCCGGTTCGTGCCGACGATGATCGTCGCCGCCAACGCCGGTAA